The Magnetococcales bacterium sequence AGACACCCTGCTTTGAAGGGTGCCTGCCCATCGAAGTCATGGCCGCCCGGGGCCGGGAAACCCTGCGCTTCGGCCCCATGAAACCCGTCGGACTGGGCAATCCACATCAAGGCGGTCGCCAACCCCATGCCGTGGTGCAGTTGCGCCAGGACAATGCCCTGGGAACCCTCTGGAACATGGTGGGATTTCAGACCCGGATGACCTGGCCGGCCCAGGAACGCCTCTTCCGGACCATCCCCGGACTGGCCCGGGCAGAATTCATGCGCCTGGGTGCCCTGCATCGCAATACATTCATCGATGCCCCCCGTCTGCTTGGAGACCATTTGCAATTGCGTTCCAGGCCCAATTGGCTTTTCGCCGGACAAATCACCGGGGTGGAAGGCTATGTCGAATCGGCGGCCATGGGTCTTCTGGCCGGAATTTTTTTGGCCAGCCTGGCAACCGGAAAAAATCCCGTCCCCCCTCCCACCACAACAGCCCATGGAGCCCTGTTGAATCACATTTCCAGCGGGGCAACCTCGGATCATTTTCAACCCATGAACATCAACTTCGGCCTCCTCCCTCCCCTGCCGGACCGCACGCCGCATCGCGAACGCAAACCAGCCCTGAGTCGGCGCGCCCTGACCGATATTTCCGTCTGGATGCAAAACCAGGCAGGAGGAGTATCCTTGACATCACTGCCGCAGACCGGTAGATAGGACTCTTTTCCGAGTTTCGCCTCTGCCCATGGACCGGGTTCGTTCGCCAAGGAAGTGAAGATCGGTCTGAAATTTGCATCCTGGGACTGCTTCATGGATTATGGATTATTGGTTCCAGAACGTCGAACCTCTGACTGGATCGGATGAGAGGAAGTATGTTTTCCAGACTCGAACAACAAAAAAGGAGATCCTTCCCATCGTCGGGAAGGAAACGAAGTATCCTGAATCGTCGCAGCGGTCGCTCTTATCTGCTGATGGCCGGGGTCCTGACACTCAGCCTCATGGCGGCCCATCGGGCGCTTGATGCCAGTACCGGATCAGAAAAAAACCATAGAATTCAAACTGCGGACCAAACCATTCCCTGGGTACCATTCCCGGCGGCTGTGCCCCGAAGAAACGCTTCCGGAGAGAGCCGAACCAAGCCGGAAACACCGGAACCCCCTGCAGGGCCTTACGTTCCGCCCTTCGCACGCCTCTCGCCAAAACCTCTCGCATCCAATTCTCCCGTCACCACTCCGGCGGAAGATGCAACCAAAACCGAAACCTCCAAAACCGAAACCTCTGATATCGCCAAAACCGCCGCCCAGGTCGCTCAGAGTGCCCTGGAAGTCTCACGACGGGTCCAGGAAGCCTTGCAGGAAGAGACCACCAAAATCGGCATCGTCGCCAAAGCAGGCGGAGAAGGTGCCAGTCCGGGTCCATTCGTGCCGCCAACACCGCAACCTCTGCCCCTGGCAACGATAGCCAAAGCAGATAAAGCCGATACGGCCACATCACCACGGCTGCCCACCCCGCCCCCCCGGAAAATTGCCGATACGGAAAAAATCCAGGGTGCGGTGGCCCCTCCGCTGCCACCCCCGCTGCCAATTACAACCACAGCCGAAGCCACAATACCTGCTGCCGGACCTGCCGCCGGAACCGCTGCCGGGACTGCATCCCGTGCCACCGTTCCCGCTCCCGGGTACGTTGCCATGGCCGAACCACCCCCATTACGCATCGCCAGCCCCGACCCGGCTGTCAAACCCCAGGAGTCCACGTCCCAGCCGCCTCAGGCTGCTGTGGAAGTAAACAATGTGGTTGCACTCCCCGCCGGAAAAAATTCCGGACCATCCCCCATCGCGGCCGCCGCCCAGGTGACCACCGCCACAGAGACTCCGCGCAGCAAAGCCAACCATACGTTGGTCTCCCAAATGCAACAAACCTTCAAATCCGCGCATCGGACCGTGAAGGATTTTGTGCGTGACGGAGATCACCTGGCAGCCATCCTGGGTCGCAACGAAGTGGACCATGCCACATCCCAGGAAGTGGCCGATGCCGCGCGCCCGGTCTACGATCTGGCGCATCACCTGCAACCCGGCAAGGGCTTCCGACTCGCCTTCGGCTCCGACGGTGAATTGACCGCACTCTCCTATCCGGTCAATGACGAAGAAACGTTTCTGCTGACCCGCGATGACAACAACCGCTTCGTTCCCAAAATGATCGAACGCAAGCTGGAACATCGCATCCGGGCAGCCAGCAGCATCCTGAGCGGCTCCCTGTTCGTGGCCGGACGCAAGGTCGGTCTGTCACAACAAATGAGCATCAAACTGGCCAACCTGTTCGAGTGGGATGTTGACTTTACCCGTGATATTCGCGCCGGCGACCGGTTTACCATCGTCTACGAAGAGTATCTCGAAAACGGTCGCCCCGTCCGGGATGGGAACATTCTGGCCGCAGAGTTTATCAACCAGGGCCACTCCTACCGGGTCATCCGCTATACCGACCCTTCAGGACGCACCGGATATTTCGATCCCAACGGCCAGAATGTGCAAAAAATGTTCATCCGTGCCCCGGTGGACTTTTCACGCATTTCGTCACAGTTTTCCATGAACCGGAAACATCCGGTGTTCGGATTCAGTCGTGCCCACAAAGGCGTGGATTATGCAGCACCTGTCGGCACCCTGGTCCGGGCAGCCGGCGATGGTGTGGTCACATTCCGGAGCCGGAAAAGCAGTTTCGGCAACTTGGTCGTGATTCGCCATAACACCAAATACTCGACAGGCTATGCCCATCTGGAAGGTTTTGCGTCTGGATTGCATGTGGGATCGCGGGTTCGACAAGGTGAAATCATCGGACGGGTCGGCATGACCGGCGTCACCACCGGCCCCCATCTCCATTATGAAGTCCTCCTCAATGGCGAAGCCATCAACCCGCTCTCCATCCAGTCACCAGCCGCCATGCCCGTTGTCGCCAGGTACATGCCTGATTTTCGCAACAAAAGCAAGCAGCTCGTAGCCATGCTGGATCGTTCGGAGACCGTCGTGGCATCGCTTGCCGCCCCTGTCAAACGGTAGGGAAAGCGACGAGTCAATCTGAACCGCCAACCCATCAAGGGCAAGTCACAGGAGGAACCCGGGTGACTGCAAGCCGAACCTGGACGGTGCGGGAGTTGCTCCAGTGGACAACCGGCTGGCTGGCCGGGTACGGCGTCGAAGCCCCCCGTCTCGATGGGGAGCTTCTGCTGGCCGAGGCCCTGAACATACGCCGTATCGACCTGTTTCTGGATCCCGAGCGGCCCGTGATCCCCAGTGAGCGGGCCGCTTTTAAAATTTTGATCAAACGGCGTGCAGCCCGCGAACCCCTGGCCTATATCCTGGGACACCGCGAATTCTGGTCCCTGGATCTGCTTGTCACACCAGGCGTCCTGATTCCCCGTCCCGAAAGCGAATGTCTGGTGGAATCCGTCCTGGAACGATTTCCGGACCGACAGACTCCCCTGGATATTCTGGATATCGGCGTGGGAAGCGGGGCCATTCTTTTCAGTTTATTGACCGAATATCCGTTGGCGAAAGGGGTCGGTATCGACAGCGCCACAGCCCCTTTGGCATGTGCCCGCCACAATGCCGAACGGTTGGCCCTGGCCAACCGGGTGCGACTATTGGCCGGTGATCTGTACGCCCCTCTCATGGCCGAAGAACGTTTTCAGGTCATCGTTGCCAACCCGCCTTATATCGGTGCCGCCGAATGGGCAGGCTTGCAACCCGAGGTACGGGATTGGGAACCCGGGGAAGCCCTCCTGGCCGGAACGGATGGCCTGGCAATCCACCAGCGTCTGATTCCCGCCAGCCGCCGCTTTTTAAAGCCGGGTGGTCTGCTGGCAGTCGAGATCGGCATCCAGCAGGGGGAGGCCGTGGCACAGGAGATGCTCCGAAGCGGCCTGGAACAGGTGACTATCCTGCCGGATTACAGCCACCGACCCCGGGTGGTCCGCGGTTCCGCACCTGGTCTCTGACAGGCAAATATTTTTTTTGGCCCGACTTTTTTTGTATCTCTGGCGATCCCGCCCCCCGGATTTTTTTTGCAAACGGCGCAAAAAAAATCCGGGGAAAGGGGGGGCGTAAAAAACAGCATGGGGCTCCGCCCCATACCCCGCCAGGACTCTGTCCTGGACCTGTCCGGTCGCCAACTCCCTGGACCCCGTTACAAAAATGGCCGAAACGATGATCAAGGCCCCAAAAGGCGGTTCCAAATAATTTTTCAGGATGCTGCATATTCGGCATGGTGTCGCTGCAAGCTCACCTTTATAATATATTTATTAAAGATTCCTGTTGAAGGCAAACCGTGCATCAAGAGGAGAGGATTTTGGGATTCTGGGCACACAGGCATGTAGTTCTGGGGATTGGCGGCGGCATTGCAGCCTGCAAAACCCCGGATCTGATCCGACGTCTGCGCGAAGCCGGAGCCGAAGTGACCGTGGTGGCAACGCCTGCCGCCCTGGAATTCGTCACCAAGGTCACCTTGCAGACCCTCTCAGGAAAAGTGGTACATGATGCCCTGTTTTGTCTGGAGCAGGAGCGGGAGTTGGACCACATCCGCCTGGCCCGGGAAGGAGACCTGCTCGTGGTGGCTCCCGCCACGGCAGACCTGCTGGCCCGCATGGCCGCCGGCATGGGTAACGATCTGCTGAGTACCGTCCTGCTCGCCCGGCGTGGCCCGGTACTCGTGGCACCCGCCATGAATACCGCCATGTGGAATCATCCAGCCACCCGGCGCAACTGCACCACCCTGCAAAACGATGGCATCCATTTTGTGGGTCCGGCCAGCGGTCCCTTGGCCTGCGGCGAACATGGCGTGGGACGCATGGTGGACAATGAGGTTCTCCTGGAAGCCATGGTGCGGACATTATCACCAAAACCCCTGGCAGGAAGAACCATCCTGGTAACCGCGGGTCCCACCCGGGAAGAGCTGGATCCAGTCCGTTTCATCTCCAATCACTCTTCCGGAAAAATGGGTTGGGCTGTGGCCAATGCCGCCTTGCGGGCCGGGGCCGACGTCATCCTGGTGCATGGCCCGGTTGCCATGCCCCCCCCCTGGGGCGTGCGTGCCATGCCCGTCATTTCAGCATTGGAAATGGAGGCCGTCGCCCGCCAGGTCTGGCCCACATGCCAGGGAGCCATTCTGACCGCCGCCGTGGGAGATTACCGCCCCAAGACCCGCCACCCCCTGAAAATGAAAAAAAATCAGGACAATCATGAAATTTCATTAAATCTGGTACAAAATCCAGACATCCTGGCCGGGCTGGTCACCACACGACAACCCGGTCAGCTCATCATCGGGTTTGCCGCCGAAACCGGCTTGCAGGCCATGGAACACGGGCATGAAAAACTGGCCCGCAAAAAATGTGATCTATTGGTCGTCAACGATATTCTGGAAGAGGGGTCCGGTTTTGGAGTGGATACCAATCGTGTCACACTTCTCACCCCAAATGGCGGCGAAGAGCGTTGGCCACTCCTGGACAAAGAGGCTGTCGCGGAACGTCTGGTCGATAAACTGGCGCGACGTTTCGGTAATTCCGGGTCAGCATGAGACAGCCGCCGCATGACACCCTGTCTGACCATGCGTCTGGAGTTTTCGGAAATATTGGATCATAGGTGTATCCTGGCAGTGTCGTGGACAAGGGGGACACAACATGATGAAGTTTTCCAAAAAATTGGTGTGTGCCATCGAAGCGGTGGTGGATATTGCCTGTCATTCCATGGGCAAGCCGGTCCAAAGCCGGGAAGTGACCCATCGCCAGGGCGTACCCCAACGCTATCTGGAGCAAATGATGCAACGCCTGGTCAAAGCCGGCATCCTGAAAGGCGTGCGCGGACCCCGGGGCGGTTACGTTCTGGCCCGTGAAAAATCCCGGATCAGCGTGGGAGATATTGCCCGCGCTGCCATGTATTGGGAAAAAAAGATTGTCGCCACAGCCTGGCCCGAACAAGTGGCCAACGGCCCCATCGGCAAAAAAGTGATCCGTCCCCTGTGGGCCGAGTTTGAATGGCAAATCCTGGAAATGATGGACCGGATCACCCTCGAAGATTTGATCCTCCGGGCCAGTCGGGCCGGAATCTCCGGAAATGTCCTGCAATGCTTCTCCTGTGCCCTATGACAGGCGGTCCAGGGCATGAAAAACCGCGCCCGCTCCAGGATCAAGACAGGCCACTCTTCCACAATACCGGAATCCATGCATGCCCGGCATCCTGCTGATCGGAGCCGGTGGACTGGGGGTGGCCGTGGCCCTTGCTCTGCTGGGAACGCCTGTCCGGCGTCTGGGGGTGGTGGACCCGGATCATGTCGCCCTCTCCAATCTCCAGCGGCAGATTCTCTATCACACACAGGATCTGGACAAACCCAAGGTGACCTGTCTTGAAAAACACCTCCTGGCACGTCGCCCGGATTTCAGCATCCAAACCCGGCAGGTGCGTCTGGAAGAGACAACCGCCATCGTTGACTTGGCACGGGAATATGACGTATTGGTTGACGGTTCGGACAATTTTCCAACCCGCTTTGCCGCCAATGACGCAGCCATGGCCCTGGGCATGCCCCTGGTCCACGGGGCAGCCACCGGCGGCATGGGCCAGGTGATGAGCATCGCTCCTGGTCGTTCGGCCTGCCTGCGGTGCCTGTTCGGTGGACCTCCCCAGGAAGAAGGTCCCAATTGTCGGACCCAGGGCGTCCTGGGTTCCCTGGTGGGAGAAGTGGGTTGGCTCATGGCCATGGAAGCCTCATACTGGCTCGCCGGTCAACAAGGACATCTCCTGGATCGTCTGTTGACCATCGATGCCTGGGCCGGGCGACGCCGAATCGTGCCACTGCGACAACAGCCCGATTGCCCGGTTTGCCATCCACGCAAACCGGTTTGAAACAACGGAAAATCAAAAATAATTCCATGAAGATGTCACACAGAAGCCATCCACGGATTCACTCGCCTTCGCAAAAATCAGCCCGTTTTTGGACAAAACCAGAATAAATCGGCCATGCCATCCAGTCTTCAATCACCCATCGGTCATGTTTTTTTTCCTGCTGCAACTCCTCTGCTGAGCCTGGTCGTTCCCATGCACAACGAGGAGGAGTCCCTGGATTTGTTTTTTGAAACGGTTACTCCCATCTTGCAAAAAATCACATCTCAATACGAAATTGTCTGCGTCAACGATGGCAGCAAGGATAACACATTAAACAAACTACGCGCCGTTCATGCCAGAAATTCCAGGGTCAAGATCATCGATCTGAGCCGTAATTTTGGCAAAGACCTGGCCTTGACCGCTGGTATCGATCACGCAACCGGACATGCCGTCATACCCCTCGATGCCGACCTCCAGGATCCTCCAGAACTCATTCCAGCCATGGTCGAAAAATGGCAGGCCGGATATGACATGGTGATCGGCGTGCGGATTGACCGCAGCATGGACTCCAGGCTGAAACGCACAACCGCCAATCTTTTTTACAAAATCATGAATGCCTTGAGCGATATTCCGATTCAATACAATGCCGGAGATTTCCGGCTCATGGACCGCAAGGTGATCAACGCCCTCGGCCTTGCCCGTGAACGCACACGTTTCATGAAAGGTCTTTTTGCCTGGCTGGGTTTTTCGCAAGCCTTCGTCACCTATTCCCGACCATCACGCACAATGGGAACCACCAAATTCGACTATTGGAAACTCTGGAATTTTGCCCTGGATGGTGTTTTTTCCTTTTCCACTGTTCCCTTGCGCATCTGGAGTTACCTGGGTGGCATGATCACCCTGGCCTCCTTGCTGTACATGTTGTTCATCGTCCTCCGTACCCTGGTTGCCGGCATTGATGTGCCAGGATACGCTTCACTGGTCGTGTTCATTCTGTTTTTCAGTGGCATGATCCTGATGGGTGTCGGTATCATGGGAGAATACCTGGGAAGAGTCTTTATTGAAGTCAAGCAACGACCACTTTACCTTGTCCGTGAAACAATCGGCTACAATTCAATAAATCTTTCCAAAAATAATAAACATTCTCTCAACATCATGCATCGGCATAGGCTTTCGAAACGTCGGCTGCGAATGCATGGCCCGAATAAATTGCATAAAAATTAAAGTGGTGTTAAATAAAGCAATCAAAGCTATCTATTTTTAGCTCTTATTTTAGAAAATACATCTATAATTGGAAAAATTTAGAAAATATCCTATTCAAGTTTTTGAGTTGCATGCCTTTGCAGGCTTTTTTTTCCAGTTATTTTATATACCAGTGTCTCTGATTATCGCAGCAATCATTCCCAGATCCGTCATCCTGTGGACCAAGGAGTCGGATTTGCCTTTTGCTGCGCAACAATTCTTTGGTGTGATCAATCCAGATCGTTTCCCGGCAACGC is a genomic window containing:
- the coaBC gene encoding bifunctional phosphopantothenoylcysteine decarboxylase/phosphopantothenate--cysteine ligase CoaBC, giving the protein MGFWAHRHVVLGIGGGIAACKTPDLIRRLREAGAEVTVVATPAALEFVTKVTLQTLSGKVVHDALFCLEQERELDHIRLAREGDLLVVAPATADLLARMAAGMGNDLLSTVLLARRGPVLVAPAMNTAMWNHPATRRNCTTLQNDGIHFVGPASGPLACGEHGVGRMVDNEVLLEAMVRTLSPKPLAGRTILVTAGPTREELDPVRFISNHSSGKMGWAVANAALRAGADVILVHGPVAMPPPWGVRAMPVISALEMEAVARQVWPTCQGAILTAAVGDYRPKTRHPLKMKKNQDNHEISLNLVQNPDILAGLVTTRQPGQLIIGFAAETGLQAMEHGHEKLARKKCDLLVVNDILEEGSGFGVDTNRVTLLTPNGGEERWPLLDKEAVAERLVDKLARRFGNSGSA
- a CDS encoding HesA/MoeB/ThiF family protein, with protein sequence MPGILLIGAGGLGVAVALALLGTPVRRLGVVDPDHVALSNLQRQILYHTQDLDKPKVTCLEKHLLARRPDFSIQTRQVRLEETTAIVDLAREYDVLVDGSDNFPTRFAANDAAMALGMPLVHGAATGGMGQVMSIAPGRSACLRCLFGGPPQEEGPNCRTQGVLGSLVGEVGWLMAMEASYWLAGQQGHLLDRLLTIDAWAGRRRIVPLRQQPDCPVCHPRKPV
- a CDS encoding Rrf2 family transcriptional regulator, with amino-acid sequence MMKFSKKLVCAIEAVVDIACHSMGKPVQSREVTHRQGVPQRYLEQMMQRLVKAGILKGVRGPRGGYVLAREKSRISVGDIARAAMYWEKKIVATAWPEQVANGPIGKKVIRPLWAEFEWQILEMMDRITLEDLILRASRAGISGNVLQCFSCAL
- the prmC gene encoding peptide chain release factor N(5)-glutamine methyltransferase, giving the protein MTASRTWTVRELLQWTTGWLAGYGVEAPRLDGELLLAEALNIRRIDLFLDPERPVIPSERAAFKILIKRRAAREPLAYILGHREFWSLDLLVTPGVLIPRPESECLVESVLERFPDRQTPLDILDIGVGSGAILFSLLTEYPLAKGVGIDSATAPLACARHNAERLALANRVRLLAGDLYAPLMAEERFQVIVANPPYIGAAEWAGLQPEVRDWEPGEALLAGTDGLAIHQRLIPASRRFLKPGGLLAVEIGIQQGEAVAQEMLRSGLEQVTILPDYSHRPRVVRGSAPGL
- the trmFO gene encoding methylenetetrahydrofolate--tRNA-(uracil(54)-C(5))-methyltransferase (FADH(2)-oxidizing) TrmFO — encoded protein: MQPIDIIGGGLAGSEAAWQLVRRSIPVRLHEMRPQRLTPAHRSDQLAELVCSNSLRSDDPSRNAVGLLHQEMRLLESLIMAAADANRVPAGSALAVDREAFSCWITARLLAHPLITLVREEVTTLPKQGWCLIASGPLTSDGLAHHLEQTLGRSRLAFFDAIAPIVALESIDFSLAWKQSRYGKGDGDDYVNCPLDRQQYDDFVTGLLAADKVTPRDFDQTPCFEGCLPIEVMAARGRETLRFGPMKPVGLGNPHQGGRQPHAVVQLRQDNALGTLWNMVGFQTRMTWPAQERLFRTIPGLARAEFMRLGALHRNTFIDAPRLLGDHLQLRSRPNWLFAGQITGVEGYVESAAMGLLAGIFLASLATGKNPVPPPTTTAHGALLNHISSGATSDHFQPMNINFGLLPPLPDRTPHRERKPALSRRALTDISVWMQNQAGGVSLTSLPQTGR
- a CDS encoding peptidoglycan DD-metalloendopeptidase family protein — translated: MFSRLEQQKRRSFPSSGRKRSILNRRSGRSYLLMAGVLTLSLMAAHRALDASTGSEKNHRIQTADQTIPWVPFPAAVPRRNASGESRTKPETPEPPAGPYVPPFARLSPKPLASNSPVTTPAEDATKTETSKTETSDIAKTAAQVAQSALEVSRRVQEALQEETTKIGIVAKAGGEGASPGPFVPPTPQPLPLATIAKADKADTATSPRLPTPPPRKIADTEKIQGAVAPPLPPPLPITTTAEATIPAAGPAAGTAAGTASRATVPAPGYVAMAEPPPLRIASPDPAVKPQESTSQPPQAAVEVNNVVALPAGKNSGPSPIAAAAQVTTATETPRSKANHTLVSQMQQTFKSAHRTVKDFVRDGDHLAAILGRNEVDHATSQEVADAARPVYDLAHHLQPGKGFRLAFGSDGELTALSYPVNDEETFLLTRDDNNRFVPKMIERKLEHRIRAASSILSGSLFVAGRKVGLSQQMSIKLANLFEWDVDFTRDIRAGDRFTIVYEEYLENGRPVRDGNILAAEFINQGHSYRVIRYTDPSGRTGYFDPNGQNVQKMFIRAPVDFSRISSQFSMNRKHPVFGFSRAHKGVDYAAPVGTLVRAAGDGVVTFRSRKSSFGNLVVIRHNTKYSTGYAHLEGFASGLHVGSRVRQGEIIGRVGMTGVTTGPHLHYEVLLNGEAINPLSIQSPAAMPVVARYMPDFRNKSKQLVAMLDRSETVVASLAAPVKR
- a CDS encoding glycosyltransferase family 2 protein, with protein sequence MPSSLQSPIGHVFFPAATPLLSLVVPMHNEEESLDLFFETVTPILQKITSQYEIVCVNDGSKDNTLNKLRAVHARNSRVKIIDLSRNFGKDLALTAGIDHATGHAVIPLDADLQDPPELIPAMVEKWQAGYDMVIGVRIDRSMDSRLKRTTANLFYKIMNALSDIPIQYNAGDFRLMDRKVINALGLARERTRFMKGLFAWLGFSQAFVTYSRPSRTMGTTKFDYWKLWNFALDGVFSFSTVPLRIWSYLGGMITLASLLYMLFIVLRTLVAGIDVPGYASLVVFILFFSGMILMGVGIMGEYLGRVFIEVKQRPLYLVRETIGYNSINLSKNNKHSLNIMHRHRLSKRRLRMHGPNKLHKN